ATTAATTAACAGGTTAGAAGCACTTAACCGTGGTTACAAAGGAAATTCCTTCAACATCAACAACTTCTGGTCTTGTTCCAAGCTGCCGGTTGTCATTATTATGGGTATATCTCTATTTATATATCAACTTAGAGCCCGAACAATGATTATTTATCCAACGAAAATTGAGCAGTTGTATGTTTGGCAACTTAATTTCCTACTAGTTTATTAATTTAAAAATAATTAATTGCCAAACGATTTAGAAATATTATTTTCTATGCACTAGTTTATTCATCCAAGCTATATAAAACCATATCTAGATCGAATCCAGTCACATAAAATGGAACCGATTATATTCTACCCCATTGAGAAAAACAATTGTGAATTAGAGAAATGCAAAGAAAAATTTAAATTCTATATTTTTTTCTAAGGATGTCATCTTGTTGTTAAACATTTCAAGATATATTTATCTTTGAAGTTATTTTATAAGTGGAACTTCAAACTAGTTAACTGTTAAGGTTTATAATTAAAATATGCAACTTACAAGTGTCATATATTTTACGTATTTCTATCTTTTACACTACTTCTGCTACGTAAACCCACTAAGCCTCATAGGTTAGAGCAACACATTTTTAATACGAGGGCTGTCGGTTCAAATCCGCTTTTAATGGTTCTCATTTTGCAACTCCCATTCTTTGCAAGAGAGCTAAACCCAATTAGGTTAAGATCATGATCTGAGTTGGCATAGTAGTAGTAGTTTTTACCTTTGCAACTGCAGTTCGAATCTATCCGATCTTTTTATGCTTGTTCAAAGAACAAACAAGACCCCTTGTCGCTACCTATGTGCCTTGGATCAAAGGATACAAACATGGACACAAATAATAAGTTGTGCGACAGCCACAGAAGTACGACTGATAAAAAAAATAAGCAcatacaaaaaaaacaaatcccagCGAAGGATGATTAAATGGAGTTGGCAAGTAAATACTACTCTTAGACCCCTAATAGAAGAACAAATCCCCCAAATAGCATACGGATCATCCATCCTGTACTATTATTATTACATTAAGCCGGGTGCAATATCTTCTACATATAAAAACAATGAGATCAGTAGTCAGTACACGAGGCGGTACTTAACAATCGACACAGACACACTCTTCAACTCTGCCTATCTGCAACTCCGGAATGAACGAATGGGCTCGCATCACGGACCTCGACCTACTATGCGGATTAAAACTATACAAGTACGCCTGCATCAGCAGCCATTAGCATCAGGTGGATGGAAAAATCAGTTCCTTTTTGGAGGCATGTGTGCGCTTTTTCGCTTTGGTGACGACCAGAACGAGCGCTGCGTCCCGCCTGCTACAGCTGACTAGACCTCCAGCACTGATCTGCTGCCTTCTTAAGTCTTAAGCTGTACTTATATGCCAAGCACATTATTGCCTTTTTAAGTATCGTTGCTTCGTACCGTCATCATCCGCAGTTCCAATCTAATTTCGAAACCAAAGGCACTTTTCTTGCTACTGATCTAGTCCGATCCTATGAACTACGAAGGGCCGTTATATACATATCACTGTCAACTCCTCCAGTTCAAGTTTCTTTTGGATGCTCCTGTTAAAAGCTTGGTAAACAACCGCAgttccaggataatttatgtaaggCCGTCATGAGCTAGGGCACTTGTCTTATGCTGAAATGGTTGGCCTGGCTGATGGTTTCAGTGCTTGTCTACGAATAGAAAAGCAACTTACCCTTCCGGAAGGAGGACCTTGGTGAAACCAATGGCCAATGCTCTTCTCAGCGGTATACCAGTATACCACCCCTTGCCCATCCTGCTTGTTGCCCCTGGCTAGTGGTGTTATGAAGAGTGCTGAAAAGATGTGAGAGTCGCGGTCCTGTGGGCAGGTTCAGAGCGTGTAACTAGAGACAAATGCAAGGCAAACTAGGAATGATATGTCGCCCCACGAAACTTGGTTTTTCTCCTATGTCCGGAATTAATAGAATTTGGATGGCCAAATTATATGCCTTGCCTCCTATGTCTGAAACTTCGACTCATATCATTGTCCATTATCACTACAAAATTAGTAGGGTATATATGGTCCATGATTGAGACTTTGGTGAGGATCTCGAATCTCAACCAAAACTGGTTGGTTGGCAGTGGGGCGATTTCTATGGATGATTGGTGGCTTCGTGGGAAACATAAATCTTCGAAGCAAGGCTTTAAATCCTTACTCTTGTTGGTAACGTATTGAAATTAAGCATCGAAGGAGAAAACATCGATCAAAGGAGAAAGGAACAACATTGATGGTTCCTAGTCTCGGTGACATGATATATCTTTTTATTTAACAGAAGTGACATGATATAGCTAGGCACTAGTAAAATTATATTATGCCCTTGCATCTTTATTGTCATACCATTTCAACATGTGAATCATGGAGGCATCGTCATGAAGAAGAATGCGAGCCAGGTATTTAGCAGGTGGCTGAAGGCTAAATTTAAACCCCCATCAAAAAAAGCCTTCCGTTTTCCAAATTTGACACGCTAATCCCTGAAAGTTTATTATGGCACTAACGTCACATGCATGTCCTTGCTCTGGGCACCGCCCCTGTTTTTCTTTATAGGTAACTAATGGCGACACTCTTCTAACCTCAGCTTCGCACCGGACCCCATATTTAGCTATGTTAATAGCATTGTCACTTTCTCCGCCCATCATCCTCATATAACAAACTGCAGGGAGCTCACGAACTTGAACATGCATTGACTACCACCTAATTGCCGCCCCAACTTGATAAGCATGGCATAATTGTGTCTGATTAACTAGTAGTAGCCCCCAAAAGAGCATCATCCCGATTTGTCCACCTCCGTTCCATATAGTTTAGACGAAGAAGCAACCACGTCAGCCTGCACTTTGTACTTTTTGTACTTCGCACTTTTCTTCTCCATCCTCTCTCTCTATATTAGCACACGCCACCAAGCCCTCGCTTAACCAGATCACGCAATTATACATCCATAGCCCATTTACAGAGAGCAGGCATAGTAGTGTGGAAACAGCCATAGCTAGAAGTTGATTCAGATCACATGGCGAGGGTTCACTCTTCACCGTTGGTATGCTCGTCGTCGCCAGCGGCCGTGTGCAGGAGCGAGAAGAGGAAGGTGTTCACCCTGTGGCTGAAGTCGCTGGTGCTCAACGGGCGGGGCTGCACCGTGTACGACTCCGACGGCCTCATTGTCTACCGCGTCGACAACTACGACTCCAGGTGCAGAGACAACATCTGCCTCATGGACCTCCGCGGCAACATCGTCGTGAACATACTCAAAAAGGTGCGTGGCCCAGCTAAATGCATCTCTCTTCCATTATTAGTAATCTTAAGAAAATGAAGCTAAAAATTTCTGTAGGCTCATATTTAATTTCTTTTGTTCATGCAAACTGATCATGGCGTAATTTGATCGTGGGTGCAGAAGCTCGCGTTCGGCAAGTGGGAAGGGTTCAAGTGGAGCGGCCGGAAGCAGGACCAGAGGGCGTGGTTCAAGGTGGCGCGGCCGTGCTTCCAACGGAGCCGCCGCCCGTCGTCGTCGCCGTGCGAGTTCGAGAGCGACGCCGGCCGCGCCATGCGGTACAGGATCGACGACGACGGCGGGTGCCGCGCCGGGAAGCGGGCGTGCTGCAGGATCGTCGACGCCGGCACCGGGCTGGTGGTCGCGGAGGTGAAGAGGAAGGTGACGGCGGGCGGGGTGGCGCTGGGGGAGGACGTGCTCGCCCTGGTGGTGGAGCCCGACGTGGACCACTCGCTCATCATGGGGCTGGTGCTCGTCTACGGCCTCATGAATCACACCATGTGAAGACAGAAAAAACACTTTCTTCGTGCGAGTTATCGTAACTGCACGAGGGTCCTTAGTGTGTAGCTACGCATAACAGATGGCACATGGTTTAAGATTAATTTTGATGCCACGGGGGAAAGGTTCACCACTTATGCCAGCAAAGGAGGTTTAACAAACATGATCAATTAACCTaacttttttttttcgagaaacacagtacaaacatagacgctcacatacacgcgtataTGCGCACCCTATCCctgtgagcacctccggaagactgagccagcGGATTGGATCTTTAAATTGACAAAGTCACCATAGGCGCTCGCTGTCGACGCGAGCAtgtcctcccactgaatgaatattccgcctttatgagacacacagatgttaaACCTAGGGTTTGAACTCTTTATTTTGCAAAACGTCATGCTCACAAATATGTATATACGCTCATCATATAAACACACGTATATACACCTTACCCTTATAAGCACCTCTAAGAGACTGATAGACTGGTCCGGCGAGATTGTCTCGCTATCGATGGAAGCATCACCTCCTACTTAAAAAATAGGCTTTATAAGACACGAAAGCATCAAAATTGAGTATGATCCCACTTAACTGTAGATATCATCGTCCTCATAACCATCCAACCAGGTTAACTTTATTTACGCGTAGTTCAATGGTAGGATCGTTCTCCACGGTTTCAAAATTCTAAATCATAAGAGATGGGAGAACTAGAGCAACATGGCAAGAGGAACCCTCAAGAACGAGTTGTTTGGGTTATGTGATAGTAGGGCTGTTAGATAATGGTGGATTTTCTACCAGTGGGTCCTAGAGTTTGTGATAGAAACTCTCTTCTTTCAAAAGTACGCCAATAGTGTACCTTATCTTTATAGAATAGAGCAAGAGACTGATAGCCAAATCACTAGCAATCGGACACAGTAAACACCACACACACTCCTCCTAACAGCACTAGCCTACTCTTGCAGTATCCGTGCTCTCTCCAACTCTCGCCGATTCCCAAAGCTTAAGCTCCTCAAAGATCTTGCTTACTAGCTGATCAATAATTAAAACACTGTTGGTTCAAGTTGGCAAAAACACGCGCATTTCGCTGTTTCCACAGCAACCAGGTCAAAGTGAGACCGTACCTCGTTTTATCAGCATTCAACACTCTTCTCCTCGTTTCTGACCACCAAAGTTAAGGGATGCTGTCAGTCTGAGGCAATGGTAACTGTAAAGGGAAATGATTCATCTCCCCCGGGGGATGGAGCGTCCGCAGCCTCCTCCTTGGTTACGCGACGCGTGGCTCGTCCAAGTAGTGGGGCCCACCAGCTTCTTATCCTtacgccttcttcctcctctgctagtTCTCCCAGATCGATCTCTCTCTCAGCTCCCGACACTAGCGCGAGGCGTCACCGTGACGGGACGCGGAGCTACCGACGAAACTggccgaccgccgccgccgggaaccatggcgccgccgctgctcTGTGCTACCGACCACGCTGGTTCGCCACCGGGCACCGTGTGTCGCGACCCATATGCAACCGATGGCCGGCTGCCGCGACCAGCGTCCCCCCACCTCGTCAGCGCAAACCGCGACCCATGGAGCCTCCCGTTCGTCTCCGTGTTGCTCCTCCGCCAGCGCGCCACCCCGGAGCTTCTCCTCCCGCCCGTTCCCCCGTGCTGCTCTCCACCTGCGCGCCCACTCCCAAGCTGCTCCTCCGCCGACACGCCCAACCCCCGAGCTTCTCCTCTGCCGGCGCGCCCCACCGCCGAGTTGGTCCTTCACGGGCGCTCCCGTCCGGGAGCTGCTCCACCGTCAGCGCGGCCTGCTCCTGAGAAGGTCCTCCGCAAGCGCGACCGTGTGGAAGTTGCTCTCGGGCACGGCCCTGCCCCTGCATCAACGGCCAAAGTGGAGGCTCCTCCCGGCTGGCGCTCATGCTCACATCCAccgtgatggcgtgtacagcacacgtccgttgggaaccccaagaggaaggtgtgatgcgtacagcggcaagttttccctcagtatgaaaccaaggtttatcgaaccagtaggagccaagaagcacgttgaaggttgatggcggcgagatgtagtgcggcgcaacaccagggattccggcgccaacgtggaacctgcacaacacaaaccaagtactttgccccaacgaaacagcgaggttgtcaatctcaccggcttgctgtaacaaaggattagatgtatagtgtggatgatgattgtttgcagaaaacagtagaacagtattgcagtagattgtatttcagtatagagaattggaccggggtccacagttcactagaggtgtctctcccataagataaacagcatgttgggtaaacaaattacagttgggcaattgacaaataaagagggcatgaccatgcacatacatattatgatgagtatagtgagatttaattgggcattacgacaaagtacatagaccgctatccagcatgcatctatgcctaaaaagtccaccttcaaagttatcatccgaacccctccagtattaagttgctaacaacagacaattgcattaagtattgcgcgtaatgtaatcggtaactacatcctcgaacatagcaccaatgttttatccctagtggcaacaagacatccataatcttagagatttgtcacttcccgcagttcacggagacatgaacccactatcgagcataaatactccctcttggagttacaagcatctacttggccagagcatctactagtaacggagagcatgcaagatcataaacaacacatagatataaattgataatcaacataacaagtattctctattcatcggatcccaacaaacgcaacatatagaattacagatagatgatcttgatcatgttaggcagctcacaagacccgacaattaagcacaatggggagaagacaaccatctagctactgctatggacccatagtccaggggtagactactcacacatcactccggaggcgaccatggcggcgtagagtcctccgggagatgattcccctctccggcagggtgccggaggcgatctcctgaatcccccgagatgggattggcggcggcggcgtctcagtaaggttttccgtatcgtggctcccggtactgggggtttcgcgacgaaggctatttgtaggcggaagggcaggtcaaggggcatcacgaggggcccacactataggtcggcgcggccaagacctgggccgcgccgccctatagtctggccacctcgtggccccacttcgtctcctcttcggtcttctggaagcttcgtggcaaaataggaccctgggcgttgatttcgtccaattccgagaatatttctttactaggatttctgaaaccaaaaacagctgaaaacaaagaatcggcacttcggcatcttgttaataggttagttccgtaaaatgcacgaatatgacataaagtgtgcataaaacatgtagatatcatcaataatgtggcatggaacataagaaattatcgatacgtctgatacgtatcagcatccccaagcttagtttacgctcgtcccggcaggtaaacgataaacaaagataatttacggagtgacatgccatcataaccttgatcatactatttgtaaagcatatgtagtgaatgcagcgatcaaaacaatgtatatgacatgagtaaacaagtgaatcatatagcaaagacttt
This region of Lolium perenne isolate Kyuss_39 chromosome 2, Kyuss_2.0, whole genome shotgun sequence genomic DNA includes:
- the LOC127329843 gene encoding protein LURP-one-related 11; its protein translation is MARVHSSPLVCSSSPAAVCRSEKRKVFTLWLKSLVLNGRGCTVYDSDGLIVYRVDNYDSRCRDNICLMDLRGNIVVNILKKKLAFGKWEGFKWSGRKQDQRAWFKVARPCFQRSRRPSSSPCEFESDAGRAMRYRIDDDGGCRAGKRACCRIVDAGTGLVVAEVKRKVTAGGVALGEDVLALVVEPDVDHSLIMGLVLVYGLMNHTM